In Candidatus Promineifilum breve, one genomic interval encodes:
- a CDS encoding Uma2 family endonuclease codes for MTTKEIDAPTREPTLPLRMSYEAYLDWCDEDTHAEWVDGEVIVHMPPFDVHQLVLNYLNHLLDLYVIQLDLGKVFIAPFEMRLQTENSARQPDIFVVIGENQKHLSRERMDGPADLVVEIISRDSVRRDRHDKFQEYRRAGVREYWVIDPRPGRNRADFYRLDATGEYELYATEDDERVESATIPGFWLRPAWLWPTSRMPLLDAFYEIRGLTAEQTAEIRKMLGTSGEADSAA; via the coding sequence ATGACCACGAAAGAGATTGACGCGCCGACCAGGGAGCCAACCTTGCCGTTGCGCATGAGCTACGAAGCGTATCTCGACTGGTGCGACGAAGATACCCATGCCGAATGGGTTGACGGTGAGGTAATCGTTCACATGCCGCCTTTTGACGTTCATCAACTTGTTCTGAACTACCTGAATCACTTGCTAGATCTATACGTTATTCAGCTGGATCTCGGAAAAGTGTTTATTGCTCCCTTCGAGATGCGCCTTCAGACCGAAAATAGCGCCCGCCAGCCGGATATTTTCGTCGTCATCGGCGAGAACCAAAAGCACCTCAGCCGCGAACGAATGGATGGCCCGGCCGATCTGGTGGTCGAGATCATCTCTCGCGACAGCGTCCGCCGCGACCGGCACGACAAATTCCAGGAATATCGCCGGGCCGGCGTGCGCGAATATTGGGTTATCGACCCGCGTCCCGGCCGAAACCGCGCCGATTTTTACCGGCTGGACGCGACGGGTGAGTACGAACTATATGCGACGGAAGACGATGAGCGAGTCGAGTCGGCGACCATCCCCGGCTTCTGGCTGCGCCCGGCCTGGTTGTGGCCCACCAGCCGCATGCCTTTGCTGGATGCCTTCTACGAAATTCGCGGTCTCACGGCCGAACAGACGGCCGAAATCCGCAAAATGCTGGGCACGAGTGGCGAGGCTGATTCAGCCGCCTAG